The Neoarius graeffei isolate fNeoGra1 chromosome 7, fNeoGra1.pri, whole genome shotgun sequence genome includes a region encoding these proteins:
- the hnrnph3 gene encoding heterogeneous nuclear ribonucleoprotein H3, which yields MSHSDEGYVVRIRGLPWSCTQEEVASFFSDCDIVGKVNGVCFTFSKEGRPSGEAFIELKTAEDFKKALSKDRKYMGHRYIEVFKSNRSEMDWVLKRCGPTDYDSGSGCMLRLRGLPFGCSKEEIVQFFSGLKIVPNGITLPMDYQGRSTGEAFVQFASKEIAEKALGKHKERIGHRYIEIFKSSRNEIRAYYEVPRRMMGQRPSPYDRPVMGRGGFFGPGPGRGGAVLDQMRSGSSYSGGYGGFDNYNGFNNYCFGNGMFEERARGDRGGRGGVGGHGYGGADAGSGFHSGHFVHMRGLPFRATESDIANFFAPLRPIRVHIDVGPNGKSTGEADVEFGTHEDAVSAMSKDKNHMQHRYIELFLNSTSSGASEMGRGGGSYYGNSGSMGSRGSGPRGMY from the exons ATGTCTCACAGTGATGAGGGATACGTGGTTCGGATCCGAGGCTTGCCCTGGTCATGTACCCAGGAGGAAGTGGCCTCGTTTTTTTCTG ATTGTGATATTGTAGGGAAAGTGAATGGAGTGTGTTTCACCTTCTCCAAGGAAGGCAGGCCCAGTGGAGAGGCTTTCATCGAGCTAAAAACAGCAGAGGATTTTAAGAAAGCCCTCTCAAAAGATCGCAAATATATGGGTCATCGATATATTGAAG TGTTCAAGTCAAACCGCAGCGAGATGGACTGGGTGTTGAAACGCTGCGGCCCAACAGATTATGACAGCGGTAGCGGCTGCATGCTGAGGCTCAGAGGACTGCCTTTCGGCTGCAGCAAGGAGGAGATAGTTCAGTTCTTTTCAG GGTTGAAAATCGTGCCAAATGGGATTACATTGCCGATGGACTACCAGGGGAGGAGCACAGGGGAAGCCTTCGTGCAGTTTGCCTCAAAGGAGATAGCAGAAAAAGCTCTGGGGAAacacaaggaaagaatagggcacAG GTACATAGAGATATTCAAAAGTAGTCGAAATGAAATCCGTGCATACTACGAGGTCCCAAGAAGGATGATGGGGCAGAGACCGAGCCCATACGACAGGCCAGTAATGGGCCGCGGGGGCTTCTTTGGTCCTGGGCCGGGAAGAGGAGGCGCTGTTCTGGACCAGATGCGCAGTGGAAGTAGTTACAGTGGTG GATATGGTGGCTTTGACAATTACAATGGTTTTAACAACTACTGCTTCGGTAATGGAATGTTTGAAGAGCGTGCAAGGGGAGACCGAGGTGGAAGAGGAGGAGTGGGAGGTCATGGCTATGGTGGAGCAGATGCAGGCTCGGGCTTTCATAGCGGACACTTTGTGCACATGAGAGGCCTGCCGTTCCGTGCAACGGAGTCAGACATAGCCAAT TTCTTTGCACCACTGCGTCCAATCCGTGTGCACATTGACGTCGGACCCAACGGCAAATCCACAGGCGAGGCAGATGTAGAGTTTGGTACTCATGAAGATGCTGTATCGGCCATGTCGAAGGATAAGAATCACATGC AACACCGTTACATAGAGCTTTTCTTAAATTCAACCTCCAGTGGAGCATCTGAAATGG GTCGTGGAGGTGGCAGTTACTATGGCAACTCTGGGAGCATGGGCTCTCGAGGAAGCGGGCCAAGGGGCATGTACTGA